From the Primulina tabacum isolate GXHZ01 chromosome 3, ASM2559414v2, whole genome shotgun sequence genome, one window contains:
- the LOC142539041 gene encoding uncharacterized protein LOC142539041: MGNCQAIDNATLVIQHPNGKENRLFKPIVATEIMKINPGHYVALLLTTTLYTSTSSATAAAGNKGSTKNNTIPLRVTRIKLLRPTDTLVLGHVYRLITTEEVMKGLGAKKLAKWKRQQSGDDAVMYRKSAAKPNSDFEGVLRRNAVEMTKQVKDRGQKSRNNKSPVVHAPSKSKAWQPSLSSISEAES; the protein is encoded by the exons ATGGGAAATTGCCAAGCCATTGATAATGCGACTTTAGTAATCCAACATCCCAATGGTAAAGAGAATCGGCTCTTTAAGCCTATAGTCGCTACTGAAATAATGAAGATCAATCCTGGTCACTACGTCGCACTTCTCCTCACCACCACCTTATACACATCCACCTCCTCCGCCACAGCCGCCGCCGGAAACAAGGGTAGTACAAAAAATAACACAATCCCACTTCGTGTAACACGTATTAAGCTCCTTAGGCCTACCGATACTCTTGTTCTTGGCCATGTTTATAGACTAATAACTACTGAAG AGGTAATGAAGGGATTGGGGGCCAAGAAACTAGCAAAATGGAAGCGGCAGCAATCTGGAGACGATGCTGTGATGTATAGAAAGAGTGCTGCGAAACCAAATTCAGATTTCGAAGGAGTTCTCAGAAGAAATGCCGTGGAGATGACAAAGCAG GTGAAGGATAGAGGGCAGAAATCAAGAAATAATAAATCACCAGTAGTTCACGCCCCATCAAAATCCAAAGCATGGCAACCGTCTTTAAGTAGTATCTCTGAAGCTGAAAGCTGA